The Skermanella rosea sequence ATCTCCGACGTCGAGGCGTCCTGCTCCGTCACGGCGGCGGCGATCATGCCGGAGCTTTCGTCGATGGCGCCGATCGTCCGGGAAATCTCGCCGATCAGCCCGGCGACCCCATTCGCCGATTCGACGACCGCGTTGACCCTGGCGGTCACTTCCTCGGTCGCCTTGGAAGTCTGGGTCGCGAGGTTCTTGACCTCGCCCGCGACGACGGCGAAGCCCTTGCCCGCCTCGCCGGCGCGGGCCGCCTCGATCGTCGCGTTGAGGGCCAGGAGATTGGTCTGCGAGGCGATGTCCTGGATGAACTGGACGATCTGCGTGACGCCGGCCGCGACGCTCGTCAGTTCCCGGGTGGTGGATTCGGCGCGTCCGGCCTGTTCGACCGCAGCCCGCGTCGTCAGCGTCGTGCGTTCGACCTGCACGCCGATCTCGCTGCTGGCCCCGGCCAACTCGTCCGCCGCGGCCGAGACGAGCTCGGCGTTGCGCGCCGCGGCATCCGCGCTTTCCGCCGCCTGCACGGCCTGCTCCGACGCCCGCTCCGCTTCAGCGTTCAGGGATCCCGCCGTTGCCTGCAACTGGGTCGCGGCGGCTGCCACCGCCCGGAGTTGCCCTGAAATGGCCGCCTGGAAATCATGGGTCAGGGCTTCCAGGGCATCCTGGCGCCGTGCCCTGTTCGCCTGCTGCTGGGCCTGTTCCGCCTCCAGTTCCCGGTTCCGCCGCGCGGCGTCGCGGAATATCGCGGTGGCGGAGGCCATGGCGCCAACCTCGTCGCTCCGCCCGATGCCGGGAACGGCGCAGTCCAGATCGCCCTGGGCGAGGCGCTGCATGGCCTGGGTCAGGCCGAGCAGCGGCGCCAGGACGCCACGCCGGACGACCAGGAGGACGGCGAGTGCCGCCCCGCCGAACAGCAGCGCCGTGATCAGCAGGGTCCAGAACTGGGACGACCGGAAACCGCCGATCCGGGCTTCCAGCAACCGTTCCAGGTCGGACGATGCCGCGCGGTAGAAGCTGCTCCATTCGGCGACCAGGGCTTCCACCGCCGCCGGCTCCGGCGCACCGCGCTCGATCGAGGCCAGCAGGGCGGTCAAGTCGCCGATCAGGGCGCCTGCGGGCCCGTCGAGCGCAGCCTTGACCGATCCGTCCGCGCTGCCGCTGTAGGCCGAGGCGAGCGATGACCCGAGGCCGTCGGTCACCGTCTTCAGTCCGCCCAGCTCGACATAGAAGGCGACCCGTTCCTCCGGGTCCAGCGTGCCGTCGGCGAAGGTCCGGCGGGCCAACGTCACCATGGCGACGATCCGGTCTAGCGCCTCGGGCAGCTTCACCAGCATGAGGTCCATGACATAGAAGGAGTCGAGGTCCGGATCGAGGATCAGGTTGCTCTTGTCGCCGACCCGGGCGGTCAGCGCCCTCAACGCCGCCCGCGCCTCGTCGAGGCCGTTCCCGCTCGCCGCCGAGGACCGTACTGCCGCCACCGCGGCGCGGGTCAGTTCCGCGCTTTCCATTCCATCGCCGAAGCTTCGCTCGGCCGACTCCAGCGCCGCGATGCCGCCGTCGGCCGGCTTGCCGCCCCGGAGGCTCGCAAGTGCCAGATCCTTGTGGACCGCCGCGACCTCCCTAAGCTGGAACGTACCGGTGAGCTCCTTCTCGCTGAACCGGATCGTCGTGTTCTGGTTGCCGATAAGCGCCGCCAGGACGAATCCTACCGGAGCCAGGAACAGCAGCGCAGCGATCGCCAACCGCTGTGCGATCCCGAGGGAACGGAACATCCATCTCTCCAACGATCGGGAGTTGAGTTGTCGAAAGGATTACCATGATCGTTCAATCGAATGAAGGTTTTGTGGTATAAATTTCCTGCCTAATCGGTTGGCATTATTCCGCAGGCCAATAGTAGGGGTGGAAAACCACCTGCCTCGACCCCTCGGCGAAGTTCCCGTCATTTTATTACTTATGAAATTTTGCTTTGTTGCCGATCGGATCGGATGCGAAGAGGGACTGTCGGCGCGTCAGGCAACCGGATCCGTCCGATTCGCGTTCGTTTCCCGATGAGCAACGCGACCATAGAACCAGTGAAAAGCGACAAGGAGACCGACATGCCGATCCGTTCCATTTCCCTGGCATCCATGCAGGTGCCCGGCCTGGGGCAGGGTACTTGGGGAATGGGGGAGGACCGGCGTCAGCGCGACCGCGAGGTCCGTGCGCTCCGGCTGGGCCTGGATCTCGGCCTGACCTTGATCGACACGGCGGAAATGTACGGGGACGGCGGAGCCGAGGAGGTCGTCGGCGAGGCTCTTGCCGGGCGCCGGGACGAGTGCTTCCTGGTCAGCAAGGTCTATCCGCACAATGCCGGGCGGCGCAGTGCCGTCGAAGCCTGCGAACGGAGCCTGAAACGTCTCCGCACCGACCGGATGGACCTGTACCTGCTGCATTGGCGCGGCGGAGTCCCCCTGGCCGAAACCGTCGAGACCTTCGAGCGGCTGAAGGAGCAGGGCAAGATCCGCGCCTGGGGCGTCAGCAACCTGGACCCCGACGACATGGCCGAACTGATGGAGGTGCCGGGCGGCGAAGCCTGCGCCACCAACCAGGTTCTCTACAATCTCACCCGGCGCGGCATCGAATGGGATCTGCTCCCCTGGTGCGTCGAGCGCTCCATCCCGGTCATGGCCTACAGTCCGATCGAGCAGGGGCGGATGCCGGCCAAGGGCGCGTTGCGGACGATCGCCGAACGCCTCGGCGCCAGCATGTTCCAGGTGGCGCTCGCCTGGGTGCTTCGGCACGAGGGCGTCGTCGCCATCCCGAAGGCCAGCGATCCGGACCACGTGAAGGCCAACCGCGCCGCCGCCGACCTGGTCCTGAGCGACGAGGACATGGCGGCGCTCGACCGGGCGTTCCCGCCGCCGACCGGACCCCGGTCGCTGGAAATGCTCTGATCCTGCCGCTCCCCCCGCCGCGATGCGTTGGGCCAAGGCTCAACCTGTGGTTCGATGCAGGGTGGAAGTGATGCGGGCCGTCGATCTGCACTCATACGCTCCCGACGAGGGCCATTGGGGGCTGCCGCCCGGCACGCCGGCGCTTCTCGCAGTTCGATCTGGAGGATCACCACCTGCGCGCGGTACGCTGGCATCCCGCGCGAACTCTTGGACCTGATGACCGCTCCCAACGGGGGCATAGCCAGCGCCCGAGTCCGGGTCCCTCCGGGGAGCGCTTCGACGCTCCCGGCGGCATGCACGGGTTTTCGCCCGACCCCCTCACCCCGACCCTCTCCTCCAGGGGGGCGAGGGGGATTTGCTCGCGACGATCGCTTTCCATACAGCGCCCCCTCGCCCCTTGGGCTAATCTATCAACAGATCTTTTTAGGTGCGGCAGGTTGACTCGGGTTTGTCGCTGTAGTTGCGTAGTTTGGCGGGGATGTGATTCTGTTCGTGACGTTCTCAGGCGGAGGGCGTCACGAATGGACATTCAGGTTGATATCGTCGGCCGTTTCAACGATGAACGGCTGAAAAAAGGGGGCGGCAACTGCTGCAAAGGATGGTCGAGCGCTCGACCGTCCGCATTCGGCGTTTGTCGAACGACCGGATCGAAGAGGCTCGCTTCGGGCGTTGGCTGAACAATGCCAAGGTAAGACTGGTGGAAATGGAATGCACGATCGGCGAGCAGATGCGGGCGCGCGTCGTCGGCCTGCATGTTCTGGCCATCCAGGACACCAGCGAATTGAACTATCAGGCCCATGCCGGACGAACGCGGGGCCTGGGCACCGTGGGCAATGGCCGGGACGCCGGGCTGTTCGTCCATCCGGTGCTGGCGGTCGAGGCCGAAAGCGGAGCTTGTCTGGGACTTGTCGGAGCGCAGGTCTACGCCCGTCATGAAACCGCGGCCAAGCACCGTCGGGCTCTGCCGATCGAGAGCAAGGAATCGATGCGCTGGCTGGAGGGCGCGCAGACAGCCAAGCACTATCTCGA is a genomic window containing:
- a CDS encoding aldo/keto reductase encodes the protein MPIRSISLASMQVPGLGQGTWGMGEDRRQRDREVRALRLGLDLGLTLIDTAEMYGDGGAEEVVGEALAGRRDECFLVSKVYPHNAGRRSAVEACERSLKRLRTDRMDLYLLHWRGGVPLAETVETFERLKEQGKIRAWGVSNLDPDDMAELMEVPGGEACATNQVLYNLTRRGIEWDLLPWCVERSIPVMAYSPIEQGRMPAKGALRTIAERLGASMFQVALAWVLRHEGVVAIPKASDPDHVKANRAAADLVLSDEDMAALDRAFPPPTGPRSLEML
- a CDS encoding methyl-accepting chemotaxis protein; the encoded protein is MFRSLGIAQRLAIAALLFLAPVGFVLAALIGNQNTTIRFSEKELTGTFQLREVAAVHKDLALASLRGGKPADGGIAALESAERSFGDGMESAELTRAAVAAVRSSAASGNGLDEARAALRALTARVGDKSNLILDPDLDSFYVMDLMLVKLPEALDRIVAMVTLARRTFADGTLDPEERVAFYVELGGLKTVTDGLGSSLASAYSGSADGSVKAALDGPAGALIGDLTALLASIERGAPEPAAVEALVAEWSSFYRAASSDLERLLEARIGGFRSSQFWTLLITALLFGGAALAVLLVVRRGVLAPLLGLTQAMQRLAQGDLDCAVPGIGRSDEVGAMASATAIFRDAARRNRELEAEQAQQQANRARRQDALEALTHDFQAAISGQLRAVAAAATQLQATAGSLNAEAERASEQAVQAAESADAAARNAELVSAAADELAGASSEIGVQVERTTLTTRAAVEQAGRAESTTRELTSVAAGVTQIVQFIQDIASQTNLLALNATIEAARAGEAGKGFAVVAGEVKNLATQTSKATEEVTARVNAVVESANGVAGLIGEISRTIGAIDESSGMIAAAVTEQDASTSEISRNVKEAADKSMHASGNIGMVKDTTDFTRAAATELLSAASELSIQAETLRGEVDQFLSAMASAGERRTYERRPHDAPITVIMGGQSIAGRMVDISSGGAAVRVDGSWPIGTALTLVFAGHRIAGRLVEEHDGLVRIQFRFDAETRAQVERLFEKELAA